GCTAATTCTTCTTGTGTTTCAACTTTGGCGGAAGAAATAATTTCTATTATTTTCCTCTGACGAAGCGACTTCACGTAACACCTCCAGAGAGCAATTCATACCTCTGCTGTCTTGTAGACCGCAATCAAGTATGGCGCAGCATTACTTCTGTTAATATACCCCAGACTTACTGCCAAATAAGCTTTCGGAGACAGGCTTTGCAGATACTCCTCAATAGCCTGGGCTTCCTCTTTACCCCCGGGGTGCCCCGGATACACTACAATGGTTATTACACCGTTTACCAGCAAAAGCCTCAGTGCTTTTTCCAAAGCACAGAGAGTATTTTCAGCGGTAGTGATTACTTTTTTATCACTTCCAGGCAGATATCCAAGATTAAACATAACTGCTTTTACCGGCTCAAAAATAAACTCATCCATTTTTTGATGCCCGGCAGCAACTATTTGTACCCAGCTGGAAACACCGTGCTGTTCCAAAGAATGCAAGGTAGCTTTGATGGCTTCCACTTGACAGTCAAATGCTACCACTTTGCCTGAGCTGCCAACTATTCCAGCCAAAAACAGCGTATCCTTCCCGTTTCCCGCAGTAGCATCCACGACAGTATCTCCCAATACAACTACAGCTTTTATTATTTCATGGGAGAGGAAAACTGGACTGCTGAAACTAAGTCTCATTTCTCCCTCCTTGACGCAGCTTTTCTCTTAAAACTTCAAAAAAGTTTCTTCCTCCTTTTAAGCGGACCAGATTCGCAGTAAAAGGAGCTCGTTTGACCCTGATCTCGTCGCCTTGAATTAATGGAAATCCGTGTTGACCATCTACGGTTAACATGGCTTCTTCTATTTGACCGGTCAGGATTACTCTAACTTGGTGTTCAGGGGAAAATATAACAGGGCGAGAATATAAAGTATGAGGACATATCGGTGTTAACACTATTACTTCCAATTCCGGAAAAACAATAGGTCCTCCAGCTGACAGGGAATAGGCAGTAGAACCAGTCGAGGAAGATAAAATGACACCATCTGCAGGAAAAGACGCTACCAGATGATCCTCTACAAACGTCTCCAGCATAATCATCCGGGAGAAACCGCCTTTAGTGGCAACAAAATCATTCAATGCGTGAAAATCGGCAACAGGTACCTGGTTACGAATTATCTGGGCCTGAAGCATCATCCTCTTTTCCACCAGAAATTCACCATTTAATATTTTGGTGAGTACTTGATACATTTCCGGCAGTTCTACTTCAGTTAAGAACCCCAGGCGTCCAAAATTTACGCCAAGTAACGGAGTACCATAAGGAGCTGCCAGCCGGGCAGCTTGGAGCAAAGTTCCGTCACCACCTAATACTATTACCATGTCAACCATGCCAGGCAAATCTTCCAAACTAACAGAAAAACCAGGCGACCCGGCAATAAGTACTTCAAACCCTTTGTCATCCAGCCACAGGGCCAATTCCTTGGTTATTTCGCTGGCATTTTTTTTTTATTATTTACAAACAAGCCAATCTTACGCATTTTCATCCCACCCAAGCATTAATTTTCTGCTTGTGCAACCATCATCTTTAACATCCGCTAATATTATTTTCTAAACAGGCAGCCACCGCAACAAGTGTTTAGCAGGAAGAGCAAGTTATGCATGTTATTCTACATTAAAATCGTTATTTCCTACTGAAAAAACCCTTTCAATATTTTAAAGAGAAAAAATCTGGCATCAGTCTCTTTATATGTTTCATGGCACACAACATTTTGATCATTCTAAGGTGGAGTGAGCTTTTTCTACTACCTGACGAATATTTTGAACATCAATCAAAGTATTATTTTTGTCAGTTAAGAATTTAATAATATACTCAATATTTCCTTCTGGACCCCGGATTGGAGAATAGGTTAGCATTTCGGCTGCAAGCCCGATGGTTTTACCAAAGTTAACGGTTTTTAGCAGAACTTCAATATGGACCTCCTTATCCCGCACAACCCCTTTTTTACCAACTTTCGCGGGACCTGCTTCAAACTGCGGTTTAACCAAAGCCACGATAATGCCTTTTTCTTTCAAGAGCTTAAAAACTGCAGGCAGTACCTTCTCAAGGGAAATAAAAGAAACGTCAATAACAGCAATATCTGAAAGGCAATTCAACTTTTCGGGTGTAACATACCTGATATTTGTTCTTTCTAAAAGATGGACCCTTGGATCGGTTCGAAGTTCCCAGGCCAACTGGCCATAACCGACATCAATAGCTGTTACACGCAAAGCTCCATAAATAAGGGAACAGTGTGTAAATCCGCCTGTAGAAGCTCCCACATCTAGAACTGCTTTCCCGGCAAAGTCAAGGTTGAATTCTTTAATTGCTTTTTCCAGTTTCAACCCGCCCCTGCTAACATAGGGGTGTTCCTTGCCAAGGAATTTGATCTCAACATCAATTGGTAACACTGTTCCTGGCTTATCAACGCGTTCTCCGTTAACAAAAACCCGTCCGGCCATTACAGCAGCCTTGGCCTGTTCCCTGCTATTAAAGTACCCTCTTTCCGTTAAAATAAGGTCAAGTCTTTTTTTTGGATTCACAAGCCAATACTCCCTCCATCGGGGCCAATAGGTTTAAGCAGTAGGCAGTTTATATTTAATCATCATGTGAATTTGCTTGACAATGCTGTCAGCTAACAGGCCAAATTTTTGCTGCAGGGTTTGGCTGTTTCCATGCTCAACAAAGATATCATCAATTCCTAAATTCAAGACATCCGCCTTAATGCCGTTTCCTGCCAATATTTCAAGAATGCCACTGCCTGCTCCACCAGCTATTACATTGTCCTCCAGGGTAATTACCCGCTTGCATTTTGCACTGTACTTTAAAATTAATTGTTCGTCAAAAGGCTTTATAAACCTGAGGTTGATAACTGCAACAGATAAACCATTGGAGACAGATACTGCTGCGGCAGCTAATGCCTGGTACACTAACGGACCAACTGCAAAGATTACCAGATCCTTTCCATCTTGCACAACCTCAGATCTGCCCCAAGGCAATAAATCTAAGTCTTGTTTCATTTTAACCCCCTGGCCAATACCCCTGGGATAACGGACAGCAACAGGCCCGATGTGACATAAAGCTGTATAAAGCATATGCTGAAGCTCATCCTCATCCTTTGGCGCCATGATAGAAATATTTGGTATCATTCTTAAATAAGACAGGTCAAACAAGCCATGATGAGTCTCGCCATCCTCACCAACAATACCCGCCCTGTCCAAAGCAAAAACAACAGGTAGCTTCTGCATGCAGACATCATGTAAAACCTGGTCAAATGCCCGCTGCAAAAATGTAGAATATATTGCGACAACAGGCCGGAGTCCAGCTAAGGACATACTGGCCGCCAAAGTTACCGCATGCTGTTCAGCAATTCCAACATCAATAACCCGATGGGGATATTCCTTGCTCAAACGGGACAGGCCTGTCCCACCAGGCATGGCGGCAGTAATCGCCACGATTTCTGGATATTTAGCTGCCAGTTTTGTTAGTGTTTCACCGAAAACGCTGGTATAAGTCGGCGGCTCATCATGTTTAATTGGTTTTCCGGTAGTAATATCAAAAGGGCCCACTCCATGAAACAAATCAGGATTCTCTTCTGCGGGGTGGTATCCCTTGCCCTTCTTGGTTATAACATGAATCAAAATAGGGCCTTTGGTCGCCTTTGCATTTGTTAATACTGTCTTAACTGCTGAAAGGTTATGTCCATCGATAGGCCCCAAATAGGTAAATCCAAGCTCTTCAAAAAGCATTCCAGGAACCACCAGGTGTTTTACGCTGTCTTTTATTCTTTCTGCTAATTTAACTACCCTCGGACCAATAGCGGGGAGTTTCCTGAGCAGATTCTCCAACTCTTCTTTGCCTTTAAAATACTTGGGATCGGTTCTGATTCTTGTCAGGTAGCCGGAAAGCGCGCCAACATTATTGGCAATGGACATTTCATTGTCATTTAAGACAACAATTAAATCGGTACCCAAATGCCCTGCATGATTTAATGCTTCAAACGCCATCCCCCCGGTTAAGGCACCATCGCCAATAACTGCAACAACGTGATATTTTTCGCCTTTATAATCTCGTGCCAACGCCATTCCTAGCGCCGCTGACACAGAGGTACTGCTATGGCCGGTATCAAAACTATCGTGATTACTTTCGGCAACTTTGGGGAATCCGCTCAAGCCCTTATATTGCCTCAGGGTAGAGAACCTATCTCTCCTGCCAGTGATTATTTTATGAACATAGGATTGATGTCCTACATCCCAAATTATTTTGTCTTTGGGCGAAGCAAAAACCAGATGTAATGCCAGGGTTAACTCAACAACACCCAAATTTGGAGCTAAGTGTCCTCCATTTTTGGCGATTGTAGTTACCAAAAGCTCCCGGATTTCAACAGCTAAGTTGTTTAGCTCCTTATTACTAAGTTGTAGCAAATCTTCTGGAGCATTAATATGGCTCAGTAATTTCATGCGCGCCTCCCTTTTGGGGGATTTCCATTAAATAGCTTTAAACCGGTCAGACCTTCTATTGCTGCAAGTACCCGGCCAACCTTTGAAATTATTTCTGTCGCCTGGTAAATTGCATAGTTTTTCCCCCATGCTTTTCCCCCCACAGTTAGTGCGGCTACGAAACCAGCCATTATTGTTCCAGCTATCAGATCAACGACATCATTATTTCTAAGTATTACTAATTCCAGAGCTATTGCAGCACCAATTGCTCCGCTTAAAGTTCCGGCAATATCTCCCACAACATCGTTACAAAAACTTGCAACCCGGTCAGCATTTCTGACAATTTTGAGGGACTGGGTTGCCCCCTTTATTTTTTTTGCTGCTTTGGCATGAAAGGGGGCTTCTTTGGCAGCAGCAGCAGCTATCCCAATTATATCAAATACAATACCGATAATGATAATAAGCAGCAACATTGAAAATGCAAGCACTAATGAAGCGATCCGGCTTAACAAAAACTTGGATAAGAGAGAAATAGCCATCGCCAAAAAAAAAGTGCCTCCACCGATATACAAAGCTCTTAACCAGCTGTTGCCAGTATTTCTTCCCAAAAGGTCCCCACTCCATGCACTGATTGAATAGCTTACTGTTAAATAGTATAACAATTGAAAATTTTGTTATGCTATTAAAAGGCTAAAGAAGGTATGTAACAGGTGGAAGCCTGGCAGGTAAACATTGTGGCTTAGGTCCAGCAGGTTTTCCCAATCACCCACCGATCGTCGCCGAACCGACGGTTTCCCATTAAGGGTGTTTCTGTTTCGTTGCCGAAAACAGGGCTGAATTACCACTTAGCACACACTTTAATCCCTTCCAGACCTTGCCGAAGGCAAACAGCCTAGGGGTTTTCCCCGACAATACGCTTCTGATTTTAGCCTCTTTTGCAACTCTGGTTTCAAATAGCACACGGCTATATCTATGGCCATAGCTATAGCAGTATGAAAGCCTATATCCACCAAAATCACTCAAGGCAGGCTACGCTGCAGCCAGCACCCTTTGCACCAACTGCAGGTTTATACCCCAAGCCATAGTTCCTGATCTACAAAAGAACCACATACTTGGGTCTCCACGGGGGCGGGGTCAACGCCCACATGCCATTGCAGATCGCCCCACCCCCTTAACTCCCAGTACCAGCCCCCGACTGGGCGTCGGCAGCCAGCACCAGGAACTTCATCGGTGTGCCCTTGACGGATTTTTAGGCCCGCCTTCAAATCAGCCGTGATGACTAGGATACTGCACCACCTGTCAATAATATTTTCATATTATTTTGCAGGAAATAAGTTTAACATCAAACCTTATTTCATGCAATACCCAAAAAGAGGAGAATACTGCGTTAAAGGAAAAGGGCAGAAACAATAATCGGAAAACTGCGTTATCAGGTCAATTTACTTTAAAATCCTTTAATTATCTCGCCTTAATAAATGAAAAGCAATTTGAATTAACGGCTGGGAGCTAGTGCCCATCCATTCAATGCTGGATATAGCCTGTGTGATTGCCTCCTCCGCCATCTTTTTTGATTGCGGCAGCCCAAACATGGTGGGGAAAGTGGCCTTCTTTCTTAAAACATCAGTGCCAACGGCCTTCCCCATTTTCAAATTACTCCCCTCCACGTTCAAAATATCATCTGTGATCTGAAAGGCAAGCCCGAAATGATCAGCATAGGAGGAAAGGCTTTCTAATTGCTTTTCTTTCGCGCCACCCAGGAGGGCTCCAGAACGAATAGCGGCTTTAAATAGTTTTCCTGTTTTGTGCTGGTGAATAAAGTTCAACGTAGAAAAATCTACCTGTCTGCCTTCCGATTCGAGGTCCACTGTTTGCCCGGCTATTAATCCCTGGCTGCCTGCGGCAACCGCAATTTCAATAATCACTTGCATTGCTACTGCTGGTTCAATCTGGCATAATTGAGAGTTCAAGCCTAACACCTCAAAAGCCTTTGTCAATAGCCCATCGCCAGCGAGAATTGCAGTTGCTTCGCCAAAAACTTTGTGGTTGGTTGGTTTTCCGCGCCGGTAGTCATCGTTATCCATAGCAGGCAGATCATCATGTATAAGGGAATAAGTATGAATCATTTCGATAGCACAAGCTGTTGGAAGAACGGTTTCCTCATTTCCTCCGACTGCTTCCGCAGCAGCAATTACAAGTATTGGCCGGAGTCGTTTTCCTCCCCCGTATAAGCTGTAGGCCATTGCCTGATGAATTGCGGGAGGATATGCTTCAGGATTTGGCCCAACCCTTTCCAAGAATGAGTTTATCCTATTTACTTTCTGAGTCAGGTAATGTGCCAGATCCATCAGCCCGCTCCTCTCCTTCTTGCTGCAATACGTACAAGTCTGTATTTCCCGTTAATTCTATCAGAGAGTGCACTCTTTTCTCAACAAAGCTCAGCCTTTCATTGCAAATTCGAATGAGGCCAATACCCTCCTCAAAAGATTTTAGAGATTCTTCTAAAGAGAGTTCTCCTGATTCCAATAATCTTACCAATTCTTCCAATCGCTGCAATGCCTGTTCAAAATCAATTCCACTTAGGCTCATTTATGTCAAAAACCTCCTCAACTAAACAAATAAGAGCACCTTCCGCCAGGATTATCTTAATCTTTTGCCCAGGGGTAAGATATTTTGCCTTTGTCACTACCTCTTTAACCTCAGGCAGCAGGCAGATCCCATACCCTCTGGCAAGAGTTTTTAAAGGACCCAAAAGATCTAGCATGCATGCGAGCTGATTAGTCTTGTGCCTATTGGTATCCACCAGCAAGTTGATCGAATTTATTAAATCCTTAGTTATAACGTCAAGCTCCTGTTTGTGTTTCCTTAAAATCATTTCCGGTCTTTTAAAAATAGCCCTGGCTGCTATAGAAGCAATTCGCTGCCTTGTTTCAGCTAATCCTTTGTTCTGAGATTGGAACAAACGATGCTGCAACTCTTTAACCCTGTTTATCAAATCATATTTAACTGGCACAGCCAATTCGGCTGCGGCTGAAGGTGTGGGGGCTCTTAAGTCTGCAACAAAATCAGAAATGGTAAAGTCTGTTTCATGGCCAACTGCAGAGATGACAGGAACCGGCGATCGTACAATTGCGCGGGCCACGGCCTCGGTATTAAATGCCCACAAGTCTTCGATGGAGCCGCCTCCTCGACCAAGGATAATTACATCCAGCCCCGGAATGGAATAAAGGACTTCCAGAGCGCGGCATATCTCAGCAGGCGCGGAAAATCCCTGTACCGCTGCAGGTGATAAAAAAAGCTGTACACCTGGACATCGGCGTTCGATGATGTTAACAATATCTCTAATAACTGCTCCAGTTGGAGATGTAACAATACCGATTCTGCTGGGCAGAATCGGTATTGTTCTTTTTCTGGCGGAAGCAAACAGCCCTTCCTTCTCCAGCTTATCCTTTAGTTTTTGAAAGCTTAAGTATAACTCTCCAACACCATCTAGCTGGAGTTCCTGAACATATAACTGGTACTGGCCATCTCTTTCAAAAACAGAAACATAGCCCCTGGCTATAACCGCCAGGCCATCCTCAGGTGCAAACCTGAGCCTTTGAGCCTGCTGCCTGAACATTACGCATTTGATGTTTGCCCGGTTATCTCTCAGGGTAAAATAGACATGGCCTGATGGATAGGGTTTAAAATTAGTTATTTCACCCTTTACCCAGATTCTTGATAATAATTCATTATTTTCAATCAGATCTTTAATATAGGCTGTAAGCTGGGCAACACCCAGAATTCTAGGAGTTATCACTTCCGCTTGGCGGCTTCAACCGTATTTTTTAACAGCATGGCAATGGTCATTGGGCCAACCCCGCCAGGAACAGGTGTTATCCAGCCAGCGACCTGGGACGCGCTTTCGTAATGCACATCTCCAACCAGTTTTCCGCTTT
This DNA window, taken from Syntrophomonadaceae bacterium, encodes the following:
- a CDS encoding class I SAM-dependent methyltransferase encodes the protein MRLSFSSPVFLSHEIIKAVVVLGDTVVDATAGNGKDTLFLAGIVGSSGKVVAFDCQVEAIKATLHSLEQHGVSSWVQIVAAGHQKMDEFIFEPVKAVMFNLGYLPGSDKKVITTAENTLCALEKALRLLLVNGVITIVVYPGHPGGKEEAQAIEEYLQSLSPKAYLAVSLGYINRSNAAPYLIAVYKTAEV
- a CDS encoding NAD(+)/NADH kinase; this encodes MALWLDDKGFEVLIAGSPGFSVSLEDLPGMVDMVIVLGGDGTLLQAARLAAPYGTPLLGVNFGRLGFLTEVELPEMYQVLTKILNGEFLVEKRMMLQAQIIRNQVPVADFHALNDFVATKGGFSRMIMLETFVEDHLVASFPADGVILSSSTGSTAYSLSAGGPIVFPELEVIVLTPICPHTLYSRPVIFSPEHQVRVILTGQIEEAMLTVDGQHGFPLIQGDEIRVKRAPFTANLVRLKGGRNFFEVLREKLRQGGRNET
- a CDS encoding TlyA family RNA methyltransferase yields the protein MNPKKRLDLILTERGYFNSREQAKAAVMAGRVFVNGERVDKPGTVLPIDVEIKFLGKEHPYVSRGGLKLEKAIKEFNLDFAGKAVLDVGASTGGFTHCSLIYGALRVTAIDVGYGQLAWELRTDPRVHLLERTNIRYVTPEKLNCLSDIAVIDVSFISLEKVLPAVFKLLKEKGIIVALVKPQFEAGPAKVGKKGVVRDKEVHIEVLLKTVNFGKTIGLAAEMLTYSPIRGPEGNIEYIIKFLTDKNNTLIDVQNIRQVVEKAHSTLE
- the dxs gene encoding 1-deoxy-D-xylulose-5-phosphate synthase codes for the protein MKLLSHINAPEDLLQLSNKELNNLAVEIRELLVTTIAKNGGHLAPNLGVVELTLALHLVFASPKDKIIWDVGHQSYVHKIITGRRDRFSTLRQYKGLSGFPKVAESNHDSFDTGHSSTSVSAALGMALARDYKGEKYHVVAVIGDGALTGGMAFEALNHAGHLGTDLIVVLNDNEMSIANNVGALSGYLTRIRTDPKYFKGKEELENLLRKLPAIGPRVVKLAERIKDSVKHLVVPGMLFEELGFTYLGPIDGHNLSAVKTVLTNAKATKGPILIHVITKKGKGYHPAEENPDLFHGVGPFDITTGKPIKHDEPPTYTSVFGETLTKLAAKYPEIVAITAAMPGGTGLSRLSKEYPHRVIDVGIAEQHAVTLAASMSLAGLRPVVAIYSTFLQRAFDQVLHDVCMQKLPVVFALDRAGIVGEDGETHHGLFDLSYLRMIPNISIMAPKDEDELQHMLYTALCHIGPVAVRYPRGIGQGVKMKQDLDLLPWGRSEVVQDGKDLVIFAVGPLVYQALAAAAVSVSNGLSVAVINLRFIKPFDEQLILKYSAKCKRVITLEDNVIAGGAGSGILEILAGNGIKADVLNLGIDDIFVEHGNSQTLQQKFGLLADSIVKQIHMMIKYKLPTA
- a CDS encoding polyprenyl synthetase family protein; this translates as MDLAHYLTQKVNRINSFLERVGPNPEAYPPAIHQAMAYSLYGGGKRLRPILVIAAAEAVGGNEETVLPTACAIEMIHTYSLIHDDLPAMDNDDYRRGKPTNHKVFGEATAILAGDGLLTKAFEVLGLNSQLCQIEPAVAMQVIIEIAVAAGSQGLIAGQTVDLESEGRQVDFSTLNFIHQHKTGKLFKAAIRSGALLGGAKEKQLESLSSYADHFGLAFQITDDILNVEGSNLKMGKAVGTDVLRKKATFPTMFGLPQSKKMAEEAITQAISSIEWMGTSSQPLIQIAFHLLRRDN
- a CDS encoding exodeoxyribonuclease VII small subunit — translated: MSLSGIDFEQALQRLEELVRLLESGELSLEESLKSFEEGIGLIRICNERLSFVEKRVHSLIELTGNTDLYVLQQEGEERADGSGTLPDSESK
- a CDS encoding exodeoxyribonuclease VII large subunit, whose product is MTPRILGVAQLTAYIKDLIENNELLSRIWVKGEITNFKPYPSGHVYFTLRDNRANIKCVMFRQQAQRLRFAPEDGLAVIARGYVSVFERDGQYQLYVQELQLDGVGELYLSFQKLKDKLEKEGLFASARKRTIPILPSRIGIVTSPTGAVIRDIVNIIERRCPGVQLFLSPAAVQGFSAPAEICRALEVLYSIPGLDVIILGRGGGSIEDLWAFNTEAVARAIVRSPVPVISAVGHETDFTISDFVADLRAPTPSAAAELAVPVKYDLINRVKELQHRLFQSQNKGLAETRQRIASIAARAIFKRPEMILRKHKQELDVITKDLINSINLLVDTNRHKTNQLACMLDLLGPLKTLARGYGICLLPEVKEVVTKAKYLTPGQKIKIILAEGALICLVEEVFDINEPKWN